The following are encoded in a window of Rhodothermus bifroesti genomic DNA:
- a CDS encoding GumC family protein, with the protein MPPSPADGAATSNLRTWEALRTLYAARKLLLGVTLTAAIGAVILALLLPNWYRASARVLPPAGTAFSPLASQLLRDLPGALGSFLGSSTRDYNRYLSILTSRSLHERVVDQFNLIAVYKLEREKHPREAALRELRDNTSFDVDRDFEYLEISVMDRDPKRAADMANFMVAELNRINAQLLTENATRYRQYVERRYYEALARLDSVLDAQQRFQEKYGLFNVEAQTRGLLEYMAALRAQALETEMRYEALRSQLGDENPQVQLLAEMRRAAEARYRQALAGQERLLPVPQREIPAALRQYLELERERVLQTRILEVLAPLYEQARFEEERRVEAVQVIDPAVPPVRKAWPPRTLLVIGITLAAFALSVLVLLARAWWQAQRPLFDHYVLTMPTRQSQSSP; encoded by the coding sequence ATGCCGCCATCACCCGCTGACGGTGCTGCTACGTCGAATTTGCGCACCTGGGAAGCGCTGCGTACGCTCTATGCAGCCCGTAAGCTGCTGTTGGGCGTAACCCTCACGGCAGCCATTGGTGCCGTCATCTTGGCCCTTTTGCTCCCCAACTGGTACCGGGCTAGCGCCCGCGTGCTTCCCCCTGCAGGCACCGCGTTTTCTCCTTTGGCTTCACAACTTTTGCGCGACCTTCCGGGCGCTCTGGGCAGTTTCTTGGGAAGCAGTACGCGGGATTATAACCGCTATCTCAGCATCCTGACCAGTCGTAGCCTGCACGAGCGGGTCGTGGATCAGTTCAACCTGATTGCGGTCTACAAGCTAGAGCGGGAAAAACATCCTCGTGAAGCAGCCCTTCGCGAGCTGCGTGACAACACGTCCTTTGATGTCGATCGCGACTTTGAGTATCTGGAAATCTCGGTCATGGATCGCGATCCTAAGCGAGCAGCCGACATGGCCAACTTTATGGTAGCTGAGCTCAACCGTATCAATGCCCAGCTGCTGACCGAAAACGCCACCCGCTACCGCCAGTACGTTGAGCGCCGTTACTATGAAGCTTTGGCCCGGCTCGACTCGGTGCTCGATGCCCAGCAGCGCTTTCAGGAAAAGTACGGCCTTTTCAATGTAGAGGCGCAAACGCGGGGACTTTTAGAATACATGGCGGCGCTGCGCGCGCAGGCTTTGGAGACCGAGATGCGGTATGAAGCGCTCCGCAGCCAGCTGGGCGATGAAAATCCCCAGGTACAGCTGCTGGCCGAAATGCGGCGTGCGGCCGAAGCGCGCTATCGCCAGGCATTAGCAGGCCAAGAACGGTTGCTGCCTGTGCCGCAGCGCGAAATCCCTGCTGCACTGCGGCAGTACCTTGAGTTGGAACGCGAACGGGTCTTGCAAACCCGCATTCTTGAAGTGCTTGCTCCGCTGTATGAGCAAGCACGCTTTGAGGAAGAACGCCGCGTCGAAGCAGTGCAGGTGATTGATCCTGCCGTTCCCCCTGTTCGAAAGGCCTGGCCTCCACGCACGCTTTTGGTTATTGGAATCACGCTGGCTGCCTTTGCGCTGAGTGTGCTTGTGCTCTTGGCGCGCGCCTGGTGGCAAGCGCAACGCCCACTGTTTGACCACTATGTCCTTACGATGCCAACCCGTCAGTCACAGTCATCCCCTTAG
- a CDS encoding GAF domain-containing protein: MAEVQFIHPPLTLGAPEIERTQHYEAVLAYIDALLEGETDWIAAMATVACALHHAFDYYHWTGFYRAVSDDLLILGPYQGPQGCLRIPFSRGVCGAAARTRRTQLVPDVRRFPDHIACSATTQSEIVVPVLTPEGRLLAVLDVDSNYLSAFDEVDQHYLERLCADLGRRFAASPQR, encoded by the coding sequence ATGGCTGAAGTACAGTTTATACACCCTCCGTTAACGCTGGGCGCACCTGAAATCGAACGCACCCAACATTACGAGGCGGTGCTGGCCTATATCGATGCGTTGCTTGAAGGGGAAACGGACTGGATAGCAGCCATGGCTACCGTAGCCTGTGCGCTCCATCACGCTTTCGATTACTATCACTGGACGGGTTTTTACCGGGCTGTTTCGGACGATCTGCTTATTTTGGGACCCTATCAGGGCCCGCAGGGCTGCCTGCGCATTCCGTTCAGCCGAGGTGTATGCGGTGCTGCAGCGCGTACGCGGCGTACCCAGCTGGTGCCCGACGTGCGCCGCTTTCCCGATCACATTGCTTGTTCGGCAACGACGCAGTCGGAGATTGTTGTCCCTGTACTTACACCCGAAGGTCGCCTCCTAGCTGTGCTGGATGTGGACTCCAATTACCTGAGCGCTTTCGACGAAGTTGACCAGCACTATTTGGAGCGGCTTTGCGCTGACTTGGGCCGGCGTTTTGCCGCTTCTCCACAGCGATGA